The proteins below are encoded in one region of Brevundimonas fontaquae:
- a CDS encoding sigma-54-dependent transcriptional regulator, with protein sequence MRPTGSDILVVDDEADIRDLVSGLLEDEGHAVRVAANSDEALAAIRARKPSLAILDIWMQGGGLDGLELLEVVKELDPDLPVVMISGHGNIETAVTALKRGAYDFIEKPFKSDRLVVVVERAIEAATLRRENRRLRAATMTPSGLIGRSQAAQALRSTIAKVAQANSRVLIAGPAGSGKELVARQIHEASPRARAEFVAISAAGMTPERLDVELFGEEGQDGRPRKIGVFERAHNGTLYLDEISDMPRESQSRILRVLVDQRFRRVGGEQDVQVDVRVVTSTSRDLKAEIAEGRFREDLFHRLNVVPIRVPPLSERREDIAELVEYFVDTISASQGLPKRIVGDDAVAVLQVHPWPGNIRQLRNNIERLLILATGDPAETITADMLPQEVATSNGGTANLGGERTIALPLREAREVFEREYLAAQIMRFGGNISRTAAFIGMERSALHRKLKSLGVSPARGGDEEEPA encoded by the coding sequence ATGCGACCAACAGGTTCCGACATTCTCGTTGTCGACGACGAGGCCGACATCCGCGACCTGGTGTCCGGCCTGCTGGAGGACGAGGGCCATGCCGTGCGCGTCGCCGCCAACTCCGACGAGGCCCTGGCCGCGATCCGGGCCAGGAAGCCATCGCTGGCGATCCTGGACATCTGGATGCAGGGCGGGGGGCTGGACGGGCTGGAGCTGCTGGAGGTCGTCAAGGAACTGGATCCTGATCTGCCGGTGGTGATGATTTCCGGTCACGGCAATATCGAGACGGCGGTGACGGCGCTGAAGCGCGGCGCCTATGACTTCATCGAAAAGCCGTTCAAGTCAGATCGGCTCGTCGTCGTGGTCGAACGCGCCATCGAGGCGGCGACGCTGAGGCGCGAGAATCGCCGCCTGCGCGCAGCGACCATGACGCCGTCGGGTCTGATCGGCCGGTCGCAGGCCGCGCAGGCCTTGCGCAGCACCATCGCCAAGGTGGCGCAGGCCAACAGTCGGGTGCTGATCGCCGGACCGGCCGGCTCCGGCAAAGAACTGGTGGCGCGTCAAATCCACGAAGCCAGCCCGCGCGCTCGCGCCGAGTTCGTCGCGATTTCGGCCGCCGGCATGACGCCGGAACGTCTGGATGTCGAACTGTTCGGCGAGGAGGGCCAGGACGGCCGTCCGCGCAAGATCGGCGTGTTCGAACGCGCCCACAATGGCACGCTGTACCTGGACGAAATCAGCGACATGCCGCGTGAGAGCCAAAGCCGCATCCTGCGCGTTCTGGTGGACCAGCGGTTCCGGCGTGTCGGTGGAGAACAGGACGTTCAGGTCGACGTTCGCGTCGTGACCTCGACCTCGCGCGATCTGAAGGCCGAGATCGCAGAGGGACGTTTCCGCGAAGATCTGTTCCACCGTCTGAATGTGGTGCCGATTCGTGTCCCGCCGCTGTCGGAACGGCGGGAGGACATCGCCGAACTGGTCGAATATTTCGTGGACACGATCAGCGCCTCGCAAGGTCTGCCCAAACGCATCGTCGGCGATGATGCGGTGGCGGTGCTGCAAGTCCACCCGTGGCCCGGCAACATCCGCCAGCTGCGCAACAATATCGAGCGATTGCTGATCCTGGCGACCGGCGATCCGGCCGAAACGATCACCGCCGATATGCTGCCACAAGAGGTGGCGACCTCTAACGGCGGGACGGCGAACCTGGGCGGCGAGCGCACCATCGCCCTGCCGCTGCGCGAGGCGCGCGAGGTCTTCGAGCGGGAGTATCTGGCGGCCCAGATCATGCGGTTCGGCGGCAATATCTCGCGCACCGCCGCCTTCATCGGCATGGAGCGATCCGCCCTACATAGAAAGCTGAAGTCGCTGGGCGTCTCGCCTGCACGCGGCGGCGATGAAGAAGAGCCGGCCTGA
- a CDS encoding YihY/virulence factor BrkB family protein, producing the protein MLYTGGVSFFALLAVFPAIAILIGFYKLGLSISEVSAQATALSDLLPKAAQTIFQGEITRLSNASARTVSAQSAFALFVGAYAAHRGFKALLAGLNLIHDETEPHGFFKFNLLAFFVAIFAFALFTVVSGAVVTVRIMAHASSSAAGLPGRSGMAPLDAFLPAIGLVIGLTLLYRYAMSHRAPVAWLPATAGGLVATLMSVVSSWLCAIYVEQIAPLGATYGSVGAVVVLLIWLSWNVNAIFYGGAFATEMELAAKARAIADTPPADVVNLSERRAGRRSRS; encoded by the coding sequence ATGCTCTATACGGGCGGCGTGTCCTTCTTCGCCCTGTTGGCCGTGTTTCCCGCGATCGCCATCCTGATCGGCTTCTACAAGCTAGGCCTGTCGATCAGCGAAGTCAGCGCCCAGGCGACCGCCTTGTCGGACCTGTTGCCCAAGGCGGCGCAGACCATTTTTCAGGGCGAGATCACGCGTTTGAGCAATGCGTCGGCGCGGACGGTTTCCGCTCAGAGCGCCTTCGCACTGTTCGTCGGCGCCTATGCCGCGCATCGAGGTTTCAAGGCCTTGTTGGCAGGATTGAACCTGATCCATGACGAGACCGAGCCGCACGGCTTCTTCAAGTTCAATCTGCTGGCCTTCTTCGTGGCCATCTTCGCTTTTGCGCTATTCACGGTCGTGTCGGGGGCGGTCGTCACCGTGCGCATCATGGCGCATGCGTCGTCGTCGGCCGCCGGCCTGCCCGGGCGAAGCGGCATGGCGCCGCTGGACGCCTTCCTGCCCGCCATCGGATTGGTGATCGGGCTGACGCTGCTTTACCGCTACGCCATGAGCCACAGGGCGCCGGTCGCCTGGCTGCCGGCGACGGCGGGCGGTCTGGTGGCGACACTGATGTCGGTCGTGTCGTCGTGGCTGTGCGCCATCTATGTCGAGCAGATCGCGCCGCTGGGGGCCACCTATGGATCGGTCGGCGCCGTGGTGGTGCTGCTGATCTGGCTGTCCTGGAACGTCAACGCCATCTTCTACGGCGGCGCCTTCGCCACCGAGATGGAACTGGCGGCCAAGGCGCGCGCGATCGCCGACACGCCGCCGGCCGATGTCGTCAATCTGTCGGAGCGTCGGGCTGGGCGCCGGTCTCGATCGTAA
- a CDS encoding spermidine synthase produces the protein MTEAVDPLRPAAPTSDRIAPILFAVAIFTSACLVFVVQPMAAKLLLPTLGGSPSVWNASMVFFQTALLAGYGYAHLLQRLATMRAQVGVHLGLLIVAAFFLPLQISGLLGDPDPSQPAMWLLATLAVSIGAPFAVLSATAPLLQAWYARVRAGHADGQNPYVLYAASNLGSFLALLAYPVLIEPLASLSGQRLGWSVGYGVFVVMVVGLGVQVWRRREIGTAEPAPLEASPPIAWREKGMLVLLAAAPSSLMLGVTAHLTTDVASAPFLWVIPLALYLLTFVIAFQTRPAIPPVISLGLQAAMGAACAALVAFRTGEWLLVFTVNLAAFFFTALMCHQRLAARRPTPDRLTEFYLLLSLGGVVGGLFNGLIAPAVFDMVWEYPLVLVAVGLLRPWSRREIRPWEIICCVAGVVIALLGPLSMEAVRYAPDIRAAIPDAELVRIAQAILGIATLFAFLVRDRAVMFTIVLAAIVWSGYHLARGYDWALSERSFFGVMRVAKIYDPLMGGPVHVLMHGTTLHGAQAQAPSNRCQPTLYYATSTPLGQAMLQMQARRLDGARVGVVGQGSGAMAAYKRAQDQLTFFEIDPMVDRLSRDLQWFSFINGCADGPVRTVLGDARLTMDREPAGSYDLLVIDAFSSDAVPTHLLTVEAIRGYLRLLAPDGVVVLHLSNRNLEISLPAEAAAQALKVPHLHQVYIEQSGQGDMAEASTEALLIGKSPAALEGFRDDARWRKLSPTTVRPWTDDYVNLFGSLVRQMKMAAR, from the coding sequence ATGACCGAGGCTGTCGATCCGTTACGCCCCGCAGCCCCGACATCGGATCGCATCGCGCCGATCCTGTTCGCCGTCGCCATCTTCACATCGGCCTGCCTGGTCTTCGTCGTTCAGCCGATGGCGGCCAAGCTGCTGTTGCCGACGCTGGGCGGATCGCCTTCGGTGTGGAACGCGTCGATGGTGTTCTTCCAGACCGCGCTGCTCGCTGGATACGGCTATGCGCACCTGCTGCAACGTTTGGCGACGATGCGGGCGCAGGTCGGGGTTCACCTGGGTCTGCTGATCGTGGCGGCGTTTTTCCTGCCCCTGCAGATCAGCGGCCTGTTGGGTGATCCCGATCCGTCCCAACCGGCGATGTGGCTGCTGGCGACGCTGGCGGTGTCGATCGGCGCGCCGTTCGCGGTTCTGTCGGCGACCGCGCCGCTGCTTCAGGCCTGGTATGCGCGCGTGCGGGCCGGACATGCAGACGGCCAGAATCCCTACGTTCTCTATGCCGCCTCGAACCTGGGCAGCTTCCTGGCCCTGCTGGCCTATCCGGTCTTGATCGAGCCGCTGGCCAGCCTGTCGGGTCAGCGCCTGGGCTGGAGCGTCGGCTATGGGGTGTTCGTGGTGATGGTCGTGGGGCTGGGCGTTCAGGTCTGGCGGCGACGCGAGATTGGAACGGCGGAGCCCGCGCCACTTGAGGCCAGCCCGCCGATTGCTTGGCGCGAAAAGGGGATGCTGGTTCTGCTGGCCGCCGCACCGTCCAGTCTGATGCTAGGGGTGACGGCGCATCTGACGACGGATGTGGCTTCGGCGCCCTTTCTGTGGGTCATACCGCTCGCGCTCTACCTGCTGACGTTCGTCATCGCGTTTCAGACCCGGCCGGCGATCCCGCCAGTCATCAGCCTTGGGCTGCAGGCGGCGATGGGCGCGGCCTGCGCCGCCTTGGTCGCGTTCCGGACAGGCGAATGGCTTCTGGTGTTCACCGTCAATCTGGCGGCCTTCTTCTTTACAGCGCTTATGTGTCACCAAAGGCTGGCGGCGCGGCGGCCGACGCCGGATCGGTTGACCGAATTCTATCTCTTGCTGTCGCTGGGCGGCGTGGTCGGCGGGCTGTTCAATGGCCTGATCGCGCCGGCCGTTTTCGACATGGTGTGGGAATATCCGCTGGTGCTGGTGGCGGTCGGACTACTGCGGCCGTGGAGCCGTCGCGAGATCAGGCCGTGGGAGATCATCTGCTGCGTCGCCGGCGTGGTCATCGCCCTGCTGGGGCCGCTGTCGATGGAGGCGGTCCGGTATGCGCCGGACATCCGCGCGGCCATCCCCGACGCCGAACTGGTGCGGATCGCGCAAGCCATCCTGGGGATCGCGACCCTGTTCGCCTTTTTGGTGCGCGATCGAGCGGTGATGTTCACGATCGTTTTGGCGGCCATCGTCTGGTCCGGCTATCATCTGGCGCGCGGTTATGACTGGGCCCTGTCGGAACGCAGCTTCTTTGGCGTGATGCGGGTGGCCAAGATCTACGATCCACTGATGGGCGGGCCGGTCCATGTGCTGATGCACGGCACGACCCTACATGGCGCCCAGGCCCAGGCGCCGTCGAACCGCTGTCAGCCGACGCTCTACTATGCGACCTCGACGCCGCTGGGGCAGGCGATGCTGCAGATGCAGGCGAGACGGCTGGACGGCGCGCGCGTCGGCGTGGTGGGGCAGGGCTCGGGCGCCATGGCCGCCTACAAGCGCGCCCAGGACCAACTGACCTTTTTCGAGATCGATCCGATGGTGGATCGCCTGTCGCGCGACCTCCAATGGTTCAGCTTCATCAACGGCTGCGCCGATGGGCCGGTGCGGACGGTTCTGGGGGATGCGCGCCTGACGATGGATCGTGAGCCGGCAGGATCCTACGACCTGTTGGTCATCGACGCCTTCTCGTCTGACGCCGTGCCGACGCATTTGCTGACGGTGGAGGCGATCCGCGGCTATCTGCGGCTGCTGGCGCCCGACGGCGTCGTGGTGCTTCATCTGTCGAACCGGAACCTGGAGATCAGCCTGCCGGCCGAGGCGGCGGCGCAGGCGCTGAAGGTCCCGCACCTGCACCAGGTCTATATCGAGCAGTCGGGCCAGGGCGACATGGCCGAGGCCTCGACTGAGGCCCTGCTGATCGGCAAGAGCCCGGCGGCGCTGGAAGGGTTCAGGGACGATGCGCGTTGGCGAAAGCTGTCGCCGACGACGGTGCGTCCGTGGACGGACGACTACGTCAACTTGTTCGGATCGCTGGTGCGTCAGATGAAGATGGCGGCGCGCTAG
- the dusB gene encoding tRNA dihydrouridine synthase DusB yields MPKTLQIGDVTVPGQVLMAPMTGVTDLPFRILASRLGAAYVATEMVAAKELARARPDVVRRAAVGAGLPLTVIQLVGRDPEQMGEGARMAEKAGADIVDLNFGCPAKEVTGSAAGSALMRTPDLACRIMEAAVKATDRPVTVKMRLGWDDESRNAAELARRAEEIGVKAVTVHGRTRKQFYTGQADWDAVGTVKAAVGIPVIVNGDIITADEARQALAQSGADGLMLGRGVYGRPWLAAHLERALIDGVALEEPEPEERLAIVIEHLRASAEFYGLPLGLKMFRKHLGWYIEQAPWPADPQHRREAKARICRLDDPTAVEAAMHELWRPDLPRAGKSAVENGPQVLETAVA; encoded by the coding sequence ATGCCCAAGACCTTGCAAATCGGCGATGTGACCGTGCCCGGCCAGGTGCTGATGGCGCCGATGACCGGCGTGACCGACCTGCCGTTCCGCATTCTGGCCTCCAGACTGGGCGCCGCCTATGTCGCCACGGAGATGGTGGCCGCCAAGGAACTGGCGCGGGCGCGGCCGGACGTCGTGCGGCGCGCCGCCGTGGGGGCAGGTCTGCCGCTGACCGTCATCCAGCTTGTCGGGCGTGATCCCGAGCAGATGGGCGAGGGGGCGCGTATGGCGGAAAAGGCCGGGGCGGACATCGTGGATCTGAACTTCGGCTGTCCGGCCAAGGAGGTCACAGGCTCGGCCGCCGGTTCGGCCCTGATGCGGACGCCCGATCTGGCCTGTCGGATCATGGAGGCGGCGGTCAAGGCGACCGATCGGCCAGTCACGGTCAAGATGCGACTGGGCTGGGACGACGAGAGCCGGAACGCCGCCGAACTGGCCCGCCGCGCGGAAGAGATCGGCGTCAAGGCCGTCACGGTGCATGGCCGCACGCGAAAGCAGTTCTATACCGGTCAAGCGGATTGGGACGCGGTTGGGACGGTGAAGGCGGCGGTCGGCATTCCCGTCATTGTCAATGGCGACATCATCACCGCCGATGAGGCGCGCCAGGCCCTTGCGCAGTCCGGCGCGGACGGCTTGATGCTGGGACGTGGCGTCTATGGCCGGCCGTGGCTGGCGGCGCACCTGGAGCGAGCGCTGATCGACGGCGTGGCGCTGGAGGAACCTGAACCGGAAGAGCGTCTGGCGATCGTGATCGAGCACTTGCGGGCGTCGGCCGAGTTCTACGGCCTGCCGCTGGGTCTGAAGATGTTCCGCAAACATCTGGGCTGGTACATCGAACAGGCACCTTGGCCGGCCGATCCGCAACACCGTCGTGAGGCCAAGGCAAGAATTTGCCGTCTGGATGATCCGACGGCCGTCGAGGCCGCCATGCACGAACTGTGGCGGCCGGATTTGCCTCGGGCTGGCAAGTCTGCTGTTGAAAATGGGCCACAGGTGTTGGAGACTGCTGTGGCATGA
- a CDS encoding sulfurtransferase TusA family protein, producing MSDPVVIDARGHRCPVPSLKLMKAMETASPGTRIVLLATDPMARIDAPFLMSQKGGRVLEIEEADGLLRFTIETGAQPDAPTD from the coding sequence GTGAGCGACCCTGTCGTCATCGACGCCAGGGGTCACCGCTGCCCTGTTCCCAGCCTGAAGCTGATGAAGGCGATGGAAACGGCCTCGCCCGGCACGCGGATCGTGCTGCTGGCCACCGATCCGATGGCCCGGATCGATGCGCCGTTTCTGATGTCTCAAAAAGGCGGCCGCGTGCTCGAGATCGAAGAGGCCGACGGCCTTCTTCGTTTTACGATCGAGACCGGCGCCCAGCCCGACGCTCCGACAGATTGA
- a CDS encoding sensor histidine kinase NtrY-like: MTDTPSARTASPDLASDDGSFWGWVDSERGRTGFGLAFFLAVAITAAAIWLVAVAPGATSGPARGSSSQIALIVLAANLLLISGLAIIVGRRVLTLVHSTDEAGSRLHLRFVALFSMVALVPSVLIALVFGVLVNRGVDQWFSANVSTSVDNGASIGKAYIADVSSDMTRDLRTMSTELGGARQVFDNRIQFTGALKQIAEFFGYPAVYVLNGKGEVLATGKLPGAPPYLAPPVSELEIASEGQDIPVKVTENPDTVRALYPLPGYGDAYLYVVRPLAPGLVAQMRSAVQSIQAYREAEESRARIQSAFILSYLETALLVLVGAVWLGMSAASSISAPIGRLVKAAGQVAGGDFTARVDSDGAPAEIATLSDAFNRMTGDLQAQQAALKAASDEAHDRSRFIETVLSGVSAGVIGLDKRGRVSAINDSALQLLHIEDTEVLGHELAALSPELSDLVRRAEAHIEEDIDVSRGGDTRRLRVRIEGGFGGEMVLTFDDITRLVTAQRNAAWRDVARRIAHEIKNPLTPIQLSAERLKRKYRARIGEDVEIFDRCTDTIIRQVGDIGRMVDEFSSFARMPAPRFAPENPGEMLREAVFAQRVAVPDIVVDITEPLPKATMQADGRMVGQALINILKNAGESVAAQRLAAGEAAASERAGVIASLTIKDGLATFVIEDDGVGLPARDRDRLTEPYVTTREKGTGLGLAIVKRICEDHGGELKLADADTLRGARVCMIFPLKPHGKDGEGAERKLQTLAAE; encoded by the coding sequence ATGACGGATACGCCTTCAGCACGCACCGCTTCGCCCGACCTTGCGTCGGACGACGGGTCGTTCTGGGGGTGGGTGGATAGCGAACGGGGGCGGACTGGCTTCGGACTGGCGTTCTTTCTGGCTGTCGCGATCACGGCGGCGGCCATCTGGCTGGTGGCGGTCGCGCCGGGCGCCACATCGGGGCCGGCGCGCGGATCGAGCAGCCAGATTGCGCTGATCGTGCTGGCCGCCAATCTGCTCCTGATTTCCGGCTTGGCCATCATTGTCGGCCGACGCGTGCTGACCCTCGTGCACAGCACCGATGAAGCCGGATCGCGCCTTCATCTGAGATTTGTGGCCCTGTTCTCGATGGTGGCGCTGGTGCCGTCAGTGCTGATCGCCCTGGTGTTCGGCGTTCTGGTCAATCGGGGCGTGGACCAGTGGTTCAGCGCCAATGTGAGCACCTCGGTCGACAACGGCGCCTCGATCGGCAAAGCCTATATCGCCGACGTCAGTTCCGACATGACACGCGACCTGCGCACCATGAGCACAGAGTTGGGCGGAGCCCGACAAGTCTTCGACAATCGCATTCAGTTCACCGGCGCATTGAAGCAGATCGCCGAGTTTTTCGGCTATCCGGCCGTCTATGTTCTGAACGGCAAGGGTGAGGTTCTGGCGACCGGGAAACTTCCCGGCGCACCGCCTTATCTCGCGCCTCCTGTATCCGAACTGGAAATCGCCTCCGAGGGCCAGGATATTCCCGTCAAGGTCACTGAAAATCCCGATACCGTTCGCGCCCTCTATCCGCTGCCGGGATATGGTGACGCCTACCTCTATGTCGTGCGTCCGCTGGCGCCAGGACTCGTCGCACAGATGCGTTCGGCCGTTCAATCAATCCAAGCCTATCGCGAGGCGGAAGAAAGCCGGGCACGCATCCAATCGGCCTTCATCCTCAGCTATCTGGAGACGGCGCTGCTGGTGCTGGTGGGGGCGGTGTGGCTAGGGATGTCGGCGGCAAGCAGCATCTCCGCGCCGATCGGTCGGTTGGTGAAGGCGGCCGGACAGGTCGCGGGCGGCGACTTCACCGCACGGGTCGACAGCGACGGCGCCCCGGCCGAGATCGCCACCCTGTCGGACGCCTTCAACCGTATGACCGGCGATCTGCAGGCCCAGCAGGCGGCGCTCAAGGCCGCGAGCGACGAGGCGCATGATCGCAGCCGCTTCATCGAGACCGTTCTGTCGGGCGTCAGCGCCGGGGTCATCGGCCTGGACAAGCGCGGGCGAGTGTCGGCCATCAACGACAGCGCCCTGCAACTGCTTCATATCGAAGACACCGAGGTTTTGGGCCATGAACTCGCAGCCCTGTCGCCAGAGCTCAGCGATCTGGTGCGGCGCGCCGAGGCCCATATCGAGGAGGACATCGACGTCAGCCGGGGCGGGGACACGCGACGGCTGCGCGTTCGGATCGAGGGCGGCTTCGGTGGCGAGATGGTCCTGACCTTCGACGACATCACTCGTCTGGTGACGGCCCAGCGAAACGCCGCCTGGCGCGACGTGGCGCGCCGCATCGCCCATGAGATCAAGAACCCGCTGACGCCGATCCAGTTGTCGGCAGAGCGACTGAAACGGAAATATCGCGCGCGGATCGGCGAGGATGTCGAGATCTTCGACCGGTGCACCGACACCATCATCCGCCAGGTCGGAGACATCGGCCGCATGGTCGATGAGTTCTCGTCCTTCGCCCGCATGCCGGCTCCGCGTTTTGCGCCCGAAAACCCGGGCGAAATGCTGCGCGAGGCGGTGTTCGCTCAGCGGGTCGCCGTGCCGGACATCGTGGTCGACATCACCGAGCCCCTGCCCAAGGCGACAATGCAGGCCGACGGCCGCATGGTCGGGCAGGCGTTGATCAACATCCTCAAGAACGCGGGCGAATCCGTTGCCGCGCAACGGCTTGCGGCAGGTGAGGCAGCCGCGTCAGAACGCGCGGGCGTGATCGCGTCACTGACGATCAAGGATGGCTTGGCCACCTTCGTGATCGAGGACGACGGCGTGGGTCTGCCGGCGCGCGACCGCGATCGCCTGACCGAACCCTATGTGACAACGCGCGAGAAGGGCACGGGCCTGGGCCTGGCCATCGTCAAACGCATTTGCGAGGACCACGGCGGCGAGCTGAAGCTGGCCGACGCCGACACCCTGCGCGGCGCACGCGTGTGCATGATCTTCCCCCTGAAACCCCACGGCAAAGACGGCGAGGGCGCGGAGCGCAAGCTCCAGACCCTGGCCGCCGAATAG
- a CDS encoding bifunctional 2-C-methyl-D-erythritol 4-phosphate cytidylyltransferase/2-C-methyl-D-erythritol 2,4-cyclodiphosphate synthase, translating into MTFSGIIVAAGSGSRAGGDKQWRDLGGKPVLRWSAEALLNAGADELIVVIAPDAVDRVAEVLSGLPRWKAVVGGAARADSVRAGLAALTCPADQPVLIHDAARPLLDRVVVDRLLSALETSDGALPVLPVADSLRRGEAGIMTDVVERDGLWRAQTPQAFRRGVIETAYAAWSDAEVPTDEAVVVQRNGGAVALVQGDARLMKLTYPEDFAMAEALLPQAQRYQTRIGSGYDVHRWGPGGSVWLCGIEVPHDQTLIGHSDADAGLHALTDAILGAIAAGDIGDHFPPTDPKWKGASSDQFLIHAAELVAARGGRIVNVDVTLICERPKVKPHRQAMRDRIAGLLNLPLDAVSIKATTTEGLGFTGRGEGLAAQAVATVETPAA; encoded by the coding sequence ATGACATTCTCGGGCATCATCGTCGCGGCCGGTTCCGGCTCGCGCGCCGGCGGCGACAAACAGTGGCGGGACCTGGGAGGAAAGCCCGTGCTGCGCTGGTCTGCCGAGGCCTTGCTGAACGCCGGCGCTGACGAACTGATCGTCGTGATCGCCCCTGACGCCGTTGACCGTGTGGCGGAGGTGCTGTCCGGTTTGCCGCGTTGGAAAGCCGTCGTCGGTGGAGCCGCCCGCGCCGATTCGGTCCGCGCCGGGCTTGCGGCCCTGACCTGTCCGGCAGATCAGCCGGTGTTGATCCATGACGCCGCCCGCCCCCTGCTGGATCGCGTCGTCGTTGATCGTCTTCTGTCGGCTCTTGAAACTTCAGACGGCGCCCTGCCCGTCCTGCCCGTCGCCGACAGCCTTCGGCGTGGCGAGGCGGGCATCATGACCGATGTTGTCGAGCGCGACGGTCTGTGGCGCGCCCAGACGCCTCAAGCCTTCCGCCGGGGCGTGATCGAGACCGCCTATGCCGCCTGGTCGGACGCCGAGGTTCCGACCGACGAAGCCGTGGTCGTCCAGCGCAACGGCGGCGCGGTGGCCCTAGTTCAGGGCGATGCGCGTCTGATGAAACTGACCTATCCCGAGGATTTCGCCATGGCCGAAGCTCTGCTGCCCCAAGCGCAACGTTATCAGACCCGCATCGGCTCCGGCTATGACGTGCATCGCTGGGGGCCGGGCGGGTCCGTCTGGCTGTGTGGGATCGAGGTGCCGCACGATCAAACGCTTATCGGGCACTCCGACGCGGACGCCGGTCTTCACGCCCTGACCGACGCCATCCTGGGCGCCATCGCGGCGGGCGACATTGGCGACCATTTCCCGCCGACGGATCCAAAATGGAAAGGCGCCTCCTCGGACCAGTTCCTGATCCATGCCGCCGAACTGGTCGCGGCGCGCGGCGGCCGCATTGTCAACGTCGACGTCACCCTGATCTGCGAACGCCCCAAGGTGAAGCCGCACCGCCAGGCCATGCGCGACCGGATCGCCGGGCTGCTAAATCTTCCGCTCGACGCCGTCAGCATCAAGGCGACCACGACCGAAGGGCTTGGCTTCACCGGACGCGGCGAAGGTCTGGCCGCCCAAGCCGTGGCGACCGTGGAAACGCCGGCGGCCTAG
- a CDS encoding CinA family protein, translated as MFSQDIAQLAQQIVATASERGLMLATAESCTGGLVSAAITAIPGSSAVLDRGFVTYSNEAKAEMLGVSLESLSAHGAVSQAVALAMAEGAVAHSRASVSVSVTGVAGPGGGSVDKPVGLVHFAASGPQGVVHRVERFGDLGRDDIRQASVRVALELLADRLA; from the coding sequence ATGTTTTCCCAAGATATCGCGCAGCTGGCGCAACAGATTGTCGCAACGGCCAGCGAACGCGGCCTGATGCTGGCGACGGCCGAAAGCTGCACGGGCGGTCTGGTGTCCGCTGCGATCACGGCCATCCCCGGTTCGTCAGCGGTCCTGGATCGCGGCTTCGTCACCTACAGCAACGAGGCCAAGGCCGAGATGCTCGGCGTGTCGCTGGAAAGCCTGTCCGCCCACGGCGCCGTGTCGCAAGCTGTTGCTCTGGCCATGGCTGAGGGCGCCGTGGCGCACTCGCGCGCCTCCGTCTCTGTGTCCGTAACAGGCGTGGCCGGACCGGGCGGCGGATCGGTCGATAAACCCGTGGGTCTGGTCCACTTCGCGGCGTCAGGCCCACAAGGCGTCGTTCACCGTGTCGAGCGGTTCGGCGACCTCGGCCGCGACGACATTCGCCAAGCCAGCGTTCGTGTGGCGCTGGAACTGCTGGCGGATCGGCTCGCGTGA